Proteins encoded within one genomic window of Thermococcus celer Vu 13 = JCM 8558:
- a CDS encoding ribonuclease Z: MLDVIFLGTGGIMPTRERNVPAIALRYNGEVILLDAGEGTIRQMNAAKLSPMKVDRIFITHFHGDHYLGLAALIQTMNLWRRGRPLHVYGPKYTFEFVRNFLNSGFFRPGFDVHVHELGETRLKLGDYEIWSFKVEHGIPALGYVFRERDKRGKFLPEKLAQYGLSEGPILGKLEREGRIEWNGKVIRLEDVTGPRRRGVKVVYTGDTLPVERTRLFAEKADLLIHDATYLNPDDRGEGYHSTVAEACEVAKKARVKLLALFHRAFRYSYEEYSEEASRVCREYGVNFVVPRDFDVLTFKSGGFSVRNVLGEMG, translated from the coding sequence ATGCTCGACGTGATATTCCTCGGGACGGGCGGCATAATGCCCACGCGCGAGAGGAACGTTCCGGCCATAGCCCTCCGCTACAACGGTGAGGTTATCCTCCTCGACGCTGGAGAGGGCACCATAAGGCAGATGAACGCGGCCAAGCTCAGCCCCATGAAGGTGGACAGGATATTCATCACGCACTTCCACGGCGACCACTACCTCGGGCTGGCCGCCCTCATTCAGACGATGAACCTCTGGCGCAGGGGGAGGCCCCTTCACGTCTACGGGCCGAAGTACACCTTCGAGTTCGTCCGGAACTTCCTGAACAGCGGCTTCTTCAGGCCCGGCTTCGACGTTCACGTCCACGAGCTCGGCGAAACCCGGTTGAAGTTAGGAGATTACGAGATCTGGAGCTTCAAGGTCGAGCACGGTATCCCGGCGCTGGGCTACGTCTTCAGGGAGAGGGATAAACGGGGAAAGTTCCTGCCCGAGAAGCTCGCCCAGTACGGCCTGAGTGAGGGGCCGATACTCGGAAAGCTTGAGAGGGAAGGCCGGATCGAGTGGAACGGTAAGGTAATTCGCCTCGAGGACGTCACCGGGCCGAGGCGGAGGGGGGTCAAGGTGGTCTACACAGGGGACACCTTACCCGTTGAGAGAACCCGGCTCTTCGCGGAAAAGGCCGACCTCCTCATCCACGATGCCACCTACCTTAACCCTGACGACAGGGGCGAGGGCTACCACTCGACGGTCGCTGAAGCCTGCGAGGTGGCCAAAAAGGCGAGGGTCAAACTCCTGGCTCTGTTCCACAGGGCCTTCCGATACTCCTACGAAGAATACTCCGAGGAAGCCTCGAGGGTATGCCGCGAGTACGGGGTTAACTTCGTGGTTCCGCGGGACTTCGACGTTTTGACGTTCAAGTCCGGCGGGTTCAGCGTGAGAAACGTCCTGGGGGAGATGGGATGA
- a CDS encoding ADP-specific glucokinase, protein MPWDALYSSAFNKVRENIGRVGEVLLAYNTNIDAIRYLDSGDLEGRIEKAGKDEVLRYSEELPERITSIGELLGGILWSVKRGKAAELFVESCTVRFYMKRWGWDELRMGGQVGIMANLLGGVYGVPVIAHVPQLSRLQAGLFKEGPIHVPKVEDGRLRLVHPRDFAGDEENCFHYIYEFPRGFGVFEFRAPRENRFIGSADDYNPNVYIRPEFREHFEEIAEKAELGIISGLQALRRENYREPFEELKRHLEVLGERNVPVHLEFAFTADETVRKALVGLLGSFHSVGLNEVEMASIMEVLGEKGLREKLLASDPVDPVVVTGAMLKLAEKTGVRRIHFHTYGYYLALTAYKGEFVRDALLFASLAAAAKAKLGDVRSIDDIVRAMDVPVNEKAMAVEKRLAKAYGMERGIAEVGGYQLSFVPTKIVAKPKSTVGIGDTISSSAFVGEFALRP, encoded by the coding sequence ATGCCCTGGGACGCTCTCTACTCATCCGCGTTCAACAAGGTTCGCGAGAACATCGGGAGGGTCGGGGAAGTTCTCCTCGCGTACAACACGAACATCGACGCCATAAGGTACCTCGATTCCGGCGACCTGGAGGGGAGGATAGAGAAAGCCGGGAAGGATGAGGTTCTGAGGTACTCGGAGGAGCTTCCGGAGAGGATAACCTCCATCGGGGAACTCCTCGGAGGGATACTCTGGAGCGTTAAGCGGGGAAAGGCGGCGGAACTCTTCGTCGAGAGCTGTACGGTTCGTTTTTACATGAAACGCTGGGGCTGGGACGAGCTCCGGATGGGCGGTCAGGTCGGCATTATGGCCAACCTCCTGGGCGGTGTTTACGGCGTTCCGGTGATAGCCCACGTCCCCCAGCTCTCGAGGCTCCAGGCGGGGCTCTTCAAGGAGGGCCCGATACACGTTCCAAAGGTTGAGGACGGAAGGCTGAGGCTCGTTCACCCGAGGGACTTCGCCGGGGACGAGGAGAACTGCTTCCACTACATCTACGAGTTCCCGAGGGGCTTCGGGGTTTTTGAGTTCCGGGCGCCGAGGGAGAACCGCTTCATAGGCTCGGCCGACGACTACAACCCCAACGTTTACATACGGCCCGAGTTCAGGGAGCACTTCGAGGAGATAGCGGAGAAGGCTGAACTGGGTATCATCAGTGGCCTTCAGGCCCTCAGGCGGGAGAACTACCGCGAGCCCTTCGAGGAGCTGAAACGACACTTGGAGGTCCTGGGGGAGAGGAACGTTCCGGTTCACCTCGAGTTCGCCTTTACCGCAGACGAGACCGTCAGGAAAGCGCTCGTCGGGTTGCTCGGTTCCTTCCACAGCGTCGGCCTGAACGAGGTCGAGATGGCCTCGATAATGGAGGTTCTGGGGGAGAAGGGCCTGAGGGAAAAGCTCCTCGCAAGCGACCCGGTTGACCCAGTTGTGGTAACCGGGGCGATGCTCAAGCTGGCGGAGAAAACCGGCGTTAGGAGGATACACTTCCACACCTACGGTTACTACCTGGCACTCACCGCCTACAAGGGCGAGTTCGTGAGGGACGCGCTGCTCTTCGCTTCGTTAGCCGCGGCCGCCAAGGCGAAGCTCGGCGACGTCCGCTCCATAGACGATATCGTCAGGGCCATGGACGTGCCGGTGAACGAAAAGGCGATGGCTGTGGAGAAGAGGTTGGCCAAAGCGTACGGCATGGAGAGGGGCATCGCGGAGGTCGGAGGTTACCAGCTATCGTTCGTCCCGACGAAGATAGTGGCGAAACCGAAGAGTACCGTGGGGATCGGCGACACCATCTCGAGCTCGGCATTCGTCGGCGAGTTCGCACTGCGCCCGTAG
- the mpgS gene encoding mannosyl-3-phosphoglycerate synthase: protein MLLEAPVYKELFGAVEVYEVQKVLKLDTQTRDVGSFTVKNIPREDIYGILEDMAIVVPMRNEKLQLVDGVLKAIPHQCPIIVVSNSRREGPNLFKQEVDLVKHFYNLTRSRIIMVHQKDAGVAEAFREAGYTEILGENGTVRSGKGEGMLIGILLAKAIGARYVGFVDADNYIPGSVNEYVKDYAAGLLMSESEYSMVRLSWRHKPKVSTRGLYFKKWGRVSEITNRYMNALFGVATNFETSIIVTGNAGEHAMSLKLAEIMPFSTGYSIEPFELVYLFETFGRWGADPHTEVYDQGVEVFQIETLNPHLHEDKGKEHVRDMILSSLGTIYHSGLATENLKRNILRELRLHGLIGENEEPPKPMVMPPIEGIDVKGWMKTLEDNAETLLRFEV from the coding sequence TTGCTTTTGGAGGCTCCGGTTTACAAGGAGCTGTTCGGAGCGGTTGAGGTTTACGAGGTCCAGAAGGTCCTCAAGCTGGACACCCAGACGCGAGACGTCGGGAGCTTCACCGTCAAAAACATCCCCCGGGAGGACATCTACGGCATCCTCGAGGACATGGCGATAGTGGTTCCGATGAGGAACGAGAAGCTCCAGCTGGTCGACGGGGTGCTGAAGGCGATACCGCACCAGTGCCCCATAATCGTAGTCTCGAACAGCAGGAGGGAGGGACCGAACCTATTTAAACAGGAGGTCGACCTGGTCAAGCACTTCTACAACCTGACCCGGTCTCGCATAATAATGGTTCACCAGAAGGACGCAGGGGTCGCCGAGGCCTTCCGGGAGGCAGGATACACCGAGATCTTAGGTGAGAACGGAACCGTGAGGAGCGGTAAAGGTGAGGGGATGCTGATAGGTATCCTCCTCGCGAAGGCCATAGGGGCAAGATACGTGGGTTTCGTCGATGCCGACAACTACATCCCGGGCTCGGTAAACGAGTACGTTAAGGACTACGCGGCCGGGTTGCTCATGAGCGAGAGCGAGTACTCGATGGTTCGCCTGAGCTGGAGGCACAAGCCGAAGGTCAGCACCAGGGGGCTCTACTTCAAGAAGTGGGGACGCGTGAGCGAGATAACCAACCGCTACATGAACGCCCTGTTCGGCGTGGCGACCAACTTCGAGACCAGCATCATCGTCACCGGGAACGCGGGGGAGCACGCGATGAGCCTGAAGCTGGCGGAGATAATGCCCTTCTCCACAGGGTACTCCATAGAGCCCTTCGAGCTGGTGTACCTCTTCGAGACGTTCGGCAGGTGGGGCGCGGATCCCCACACGGAAGTCTACGATCAGGGCGTTGAGGTATTCCAGATAGAGACCCTAAATCCGCACCTGCACGAGGACAAGGGGAAGGAGCACGTCAGGGATATGATACTGAGCTCCCTGGGGACCATCTATCACTCAGGGCTCGCCACGGAGAACCTTAAGCGCAACATCCTCCGGGAGCTACGCCTCCACGGTTTAATCGGTGAGAACGAGGAACCGCCGAAACCGATGGTCATGCCGCCCATCGAGGGCATAGACGTTAAAGGATGGATGAAAACCCTTGAGGACAACGCAGAAACGCTCCTTCGCTTCGAGGTGTGA
- a CDS encoding energy-coupling factor ABC transporter ATP-binding protein, translated as MIELRGVHFSYPGREVLRGVDLRIERGELFGLLGPNGAGKSTLILHLNGVLKPKKGKVLVEGLDPAEKPREVRRKVGVVFQDPNDQLFSPTVFEDVAFGPYNLGLRGEELRERVLWALRAVGMEDYADRETKELSFGEKKRVAIATVLAMEPEVVVLDEPFANLDLGGKRTMRDVIMSLRARGKTVVLASHEAHYLSLCDRVALMDAGRIVTVGKPGEILGNPELLRKHNLDVPPLAELFLSLGLPVPRTVEEGKRLLEGWRRGGY; from the coding sequence ATGATAGAGCTCAGGGGGGTTCACTTCTCCTACCCTGGCAGGGAGGTGCTCCGTGGGGTGGACCTCAGAATCGAGAGGGGTGAACTGTTCGGCCTCCTCGGGCCCAACGGAGCGGGCAAGAGCACCCTCATCCTTCACCTCAACGGCGTACTCAAACCGAAGAAGGGGAAGGTTCTCGTGGAAGGCCTCGACCCCGCGGAGAAACCGAGGGAAGTGCGGAGGAAGGTCGGGGTGGTCTTTCAGGATCCCAACGACCAGCTGTTCTCGCCGACCGTGTTCGAGGACGTCGCCTTTGGCCCCTACAACCTCGGCCTTCGCGGGGAAGAGCTAAGGGAGAGGGTCCTTTGGGCCTTACGGGCCGTTGGAATGGAGGACTACGCCGACAGGGAGACGAAGGAGCTGAGCTTCGGTGAGAAGAAGAGGGTGGCGATAGCGACGGTCTTGGCGATGGAGCCCGAGGTGGTAGTCCTCGACGAGCCCTTCGCCAACCTCGACCTGGGCGGTAAAAGAACCATGAGGGATGTGATAATGAGTCTCAGGGCCCGGGGGAAGACGGTGGTACTGGCCTCTCACGAGGCCCACTACCTCTCGCTCTGCGACAGGGTGGCCCTGATGGACGCGGGGCGAATAGTAACCGTTGGGAAACCTGGGGAGATACTCGGGAACCCGGAGCTTCTGAGGAAGCACAACCTCGACGTCCCCCCTCTGGCCGAGCTCTTCCTGAGCCTGGGCCTGCCGGTTCCCCGGACTGTGGAGGAGGGGAAGAGACTGCTGGAAGGGTGGAGAAGGGGAGGGTATTGA
- a CDS encoding energy-coupling factor transporter transmembrane component T family protein: MYLLFIFLYAIGVVTRKSPAELAYFGAVFLMVVILMRPRRGFLKKLGFLLGFEGLLFILALFNPGRPLLNTPLGPITHEGVGSFLMLLGKAFLSAGTAVVVVNSAGFSRILAEMKRLRFPRVLVLTLAFTYRYLDLFAREAVRMKRALDSRAFGVGRMEYYRRLGSLIGEVFVRAYLRNGRIHRAMLSRGFGEFPALEEPGPSFQTLALVLLSLGGLLV; this comes from the coding sequence TTGTACCTTCTTTTCATCTTCCTCTACGCGATTGGGGTCGTGACGAGGAAAAGCCCGGCGGAGCTGGCCTATTTCGGAGCTGTTTTCCTGATGGTTGTCATCCTCATGAGACCGAGGAGAGGCTTTCTCAAAAAACTCGGCTTCCTCCTCGGCTTTGAGGGTTTGCTCTTCATCCTGGCGCTCTTCAACCCCGGGAGACCCCTCCTGAACACCCCGCTCGGACCGATAACCCACGAGGGGGTGGGTTCTTTTCTCATGCTCCTTGGAAAGGCGTTCCTCTCGGCCGGAACGGCCGTCGTCGTGGTGAACTCCGCGGGGTTTTCAAGGATCCTCGCCGAGATGAAAAGGTTGAGGTTCCCGCGGGTACTCGTCCTCACCCTCGCCTTCACCTACCGCTACCTCGACCTCTTCGCGAGAGAGGCGGTGAGAATGAAGCGGGCCCTCGACTCAAGGGCCTTTGGGGTTGGCAGGATGGAGTACTACAGAAGGCTCGGCTCCCTTATCGGGGAGGTGTTCGTCAGGGCGTACCTAAGAAACGGGAGGATACACCGGGCGATGCTCTCTCGGGGCTTCGGGGAGTTTCCAGCGCTGGAGGAACCCGGGCCGAGCTTTCAAACGCTGGCATTGGTTCTTCTCTCTCTGGGGGGTCTGCTGGTATGA
- the glmM gene encoding phosphoglucosamine mutase encodes MGRLFGTFGVRGIANEKITPEFALKLGMAFGTLLKREGREKPLVVIGTDTRVSGEMLKDAFISGLLSVGCDVVDVGIAPTPAIQFATDHFGADGGAVVTASHNPPEYNGIKLLEPNGMGLKKEREAIVEEIFFSGDFERAKWNEIGEVRKEDVIKPYIEAIKGRVDVEAIKARRPFVVVDTSNGAGSLTLPYLLRELGCKVVSVNAHPDGHFPARNPEPNEENLKEFKEIVKALGADFGVAQDGDADRAVFIDENGRFIQGDKTFALVADAVLRERGGGLLVTTVATSNLLDDVAKRNNARVMRTKVGDLIVARALLENDGTIGGEENGGVIFPDFVLGRDGAMTTAKIVEIFAKSGKRFSELIDELPRYYQFKTKRRVDGDRKAVVGRVAELAGEKGYRVDTTDGTKILFPDGWVLVRASGTEPIIRVFSEAKEEGKAKEYLELGLKLLEEAVGA; translated from the coding sequence ATGGGAAGGCTGTTCGGAACGTTTGGCGTCAGGGGAATAGCGAACGAGAAGATAACACCGGAGTTCGCCCTCAAACTGGGCATGGCCTTCGGGACGCTGCTCAAACGCGAGGGAAGGGAGAAGCCCCTCGTGGTGATCGGAACGGACACCCGCGTCAGCGGGGAGATGCTCAAGGACGCGTTCATAAGCGGGCTACTCAGCGTTGGCTGCGACGTCGTAGACGTTGGGATAGCCCCGACCCCGGCGATACAGTTCGCTACGGACCACTTTGGAGCGGACGGTGGAGCGGTGGTAACCGCCAGCCACAATCCCCCGGAGTACAACGGCATAAAGCTCCTCGAGCCCAACGGCATGGGGCTGAAGAAGGAGAGGGAGGCAATCGTCGAGGAGATCTTCTTCAGCGGGGACTTCGAGAGGGCGAAGTGGAATGAAATCGGGGAGGTGCGCAAGGAGGACGTAATAAAACCCTACATAGAGGCGATAAAGGGCAGGGTGGACGTCGAGGCGATAAAGGCGAGAAGGCCCTTCGTGGTCGTCGACACCTCCAACGGCGCAGGCAGTCTCACCCTCCCCTACCTCCTCAGAGAGCTTGGCTGTAAGGTCGTCAGCGTGAACGCCCACCCCGACGGGCACTTCCCGGCGAGGAACCCCGAGCCGAACGAGGAGAACCTGAAAGAATTCAAGGAGATCGTGAAGGCCCTCGGAGCGGACTTCGGGGTCGCCCAGGACGGCGATGCCGACAGGGCCGTCTTCATAGACGAGAACGGGCGGTTCATACAGGGCGACAAGACCTTCGCCCTCGTGGCGGACGCGGTTCTCAGGGAGAGGGGCGGGGGACTGCTCGTCACGACCGTGGCCACCTCGAACCTTCTCGACGATGTAGCTAAGAGGAACAACGCCCGGGTGATGAGGACGAAGGTCGGCGACCTCATCGTCGCGAGGGCCCTGCTCGAGAACGACGGAACCATAGGCGGGGAGGAGAACGGTGGAGTGATCTTCCCGGACTTCGTCCTCGGCAGGGACGGGGCGATGACCACCGCCAAGATAGTCGAGATATTCGCGAAGTCGGGGAAGAGGTTCAGTGAGCTGATAGATGAGCTACCGCGTTACTACCAGTTCAAGACGAAGAGGAGGGTCGACGGCGACAGGAAAGCGGTGGTCGGGAGGGTTGCAGAACTCGCGGGGGAGAAGGGTTACAGGGTCGACACCACCGACGGGACGAAAATCCTCTTCCCGGACGGGTGGGTTCTCGTGAGGGCGAGCGGCACCGAGCCGATAATCAGGGTCTTCAGCGAGGCGAAGGAGGAGGGAAAGGCGAAGGAGTACCTCGAACTTGGGCTGAAGCTTCTGGAGGAAGCGGTCGGGGCTTAG
- the mpgP gene encoding mannosyl-3-phosphoglycerate phosphatase has translation MRVIFLDLDGTLLGDDYSPEPAEPIIRALLDAGFEVILNSSKTFAEQEHYRKAWRLRGPLVVENGSAIFIPDGYFPFEVPGRRRGKYTVIELGERYDRIKTVLDKIAPEYGLKYYGNCTLGEVTSFTGLPESLARLAMMRDYSETIFAWKKSGFEESLSRAGLRVSRGSRFIGVTGSTDKGRAARELLRMYSRLGRVESYAVGDGENDLPLLEVVDHPFTVGTLRYRRGRNISSMNELLEVVL, from the coding sequence ATGAGGGTGATCTTCCTGGACCTCGACGGAACCCTCCTCGGCGACGACTACTCCCCCGAGCCTGCGGAACCGATAATCCGCGCCCTGCTCGACGCGGGTTTTGAGGTCATCCTCAACTCCTCCAAGACCTTCGCGGAGCAGGAGCACTACAGGAAGGCCTGGAGGTTGAGGGGGCCGCTCGTGGTGGAGAACGGGAGTGCGATCTTCATCCCCGACGGTTACTTCCCCTTCGAGGTTCCCGGGAGGAGAAGGGGAAAATACACCGTTATCGAACTGGGTGAGAGGTACGACCGGATAAAGACCGTTCTCGATAAGATCGCCCCCGAATACGGTCTCAAGTACTACGGGAACTGCACGCTCGGTGAGGTCACCTCCTTCACGGGCCTGCCCGAGAGCCTGGCGAGGCTCGCGATGATGCGGGACTACAGCGAGACGATATTCGCGTGGAAAAAATCCGGCTTCGAAGAGTCCCTCTCCAGGGCGGGATTGAGGGTGTCAAGGGGGAGCAGGTTCATCGGCGTAACGGGGAGCACCGATAAAGGCCGTGCCGCCCGGGAGCTGCTGAGGATGTACTCCCGCCTTGGGAGGGTCGAGAGCTACGCCGTCGGCGACGGGGAGAACGACCTTCCGCTCCTCGAGGTTGTTGATCACCCCTTCACCGTAGGAACCCTCCGTTACAGGAGGGGTAGGAATATAAGCTCCATGAACGAACTCCTGGAGGTGGTGTTATGA
- a CDS encoding TraB domain-containing protein, whose protein sequence is MSYLRYVRLIGTMHVSPQSREEVIRTILSERPHAVAVELDRARFLAMGEERRLSLEESLRFGRRGLVNYVLAKVEEKLGEEFGMKPGEEMKAAISAAQLLGVPLYLIDEDIGVVLSKILAAPGREKLLMALEALSVFLPVKSGQFSDPMEDYRVMMLQFKRRYPYLYRVLVEERNEIMARNLISIVDELRRRGIRKPRVIAVVGLGHRPGIEHILNNVKLR, encoded by the coding sequence ATGAGCTACCTTCGCTACGTCAGGCTCATAGGCACGATGCACGTCTCACCGCAGAGCCGTGAGGAGGTTATACGAACGATACTAAGCGAGAGGCCCCACGCCGTTGCGGTGGAGCTCGACAGGGCCCGCTTTCTGGCTATGGGCGAGGAGAGGAGGTTATCCCTCGAGGAGTCGCTCCGCTTCGGAAGGAGGGGGCTGGTGAACTACGTCCTGGCAAAGGTCGAGGAGAAGCTCGGCGAGGAGTTCGGGATGAAACCCGGGGAGGAGATGAAGGCGGCGATAAGCGCGGCCCAGCTCCTCGGCGTTCCGCTCTACCTCATAGACGAGGACATAGGTGTTGTACTCTCCAAGATCTTAGCGGCCCCGGGGAGAGAAAAGCTCCTCATGGCGCTGGAAGCCTTAAGCGTCTTCCTTCCTGTCAAATCAGGCCAGTTCTCGGACCCGATGGAGGATTACAGGGTCATGATGCTCCAGTTCAAGCGAAGGTATCCCTACCTCTACCGCGTCCTCGTCGAGGAGCGCAACGAGATCATGGCGAGGAACCTAATATCCATCGTCGATGAGCTCAGGCGCAGGGGGATCAGGAAGCCGAGGGTAATAGCCGTGGTCGGCCTCGGCCACAGGCCCGGGATAGAGCACATCCTCAACAATGTTAAACTTCGATAA
- a CDS encoding zinc ribbon domain-containing protein translates to MGEKLVCPLCGGTEFQVEEGKLDSKWGFTAHKVKIVICKNCGYVMLFYKGRTIWDFD, encoded by the coding sequence ATGGGAGAAAAGCTCGTCTGCCCGCTCTGCGGTGGAACGGAGTTTCAGGTTGAAGAGGGCAAGCTCGACAGCAAGTGGGGCTTCACCGCCCACAAGGTGAAGATAGTCATCTGCAAGAACTGCGGCTACGTCATGCTATTCTACAAGGGAAGGACCATCTGGGACTTCGACTGA
- a CDS encoding PDGLE domain-containing protein: MRVVFKGLALIALLLAIVLPLASSNPDGLEATMEKVGLEENPLYHAPLNYGSTWGQGVLMGLLGITLAFGVSYGLARLFRGA; this comes from the coding sequence ATGAGGGTGGTCTTCAAAGGGCTCGCCCTCATAGCCCTTTTGCTCGCGATCGTCCTTCCGCTCGCGTCGAGCAATCCAGACGGCCTTGAGGCCACGATGGAGAAGGTCGGCCTCGAGGAGAATCCCCTCTACCACGCCCCCTTGAACTACGGGTCAACATGGGGGCAGGGCGTGCTCATGGGGTTGCTTGGAATAACCCTGGCATTCGGGGTTTCCTACGGTCTGGCAAGGCTCTTCAGGGGGGCGTGA
- a CDS encoding mannose-1-phosphate guanylyltransferase/mannose-6-phosphate isomerase, whose protein sequence is MKTLILAGGKGTRLWPLSRELMPKQFIRIFDDESLFQKTVKRALLFSKPEEVFIVTNREYKFRVSDDLDELGVSVPEENILLEPVGKNTLPAIYWGIKRVEEEFGKSRVAVLPSDHLIEANEHYREAFERAEKLAGKHLVTFGIIPTRPHTGYGYIKPGKKLEGGFTVEEFKEKPDLETAKRYIEENYLWNSGMFMFDTELFTEEVRRHAPEVYEAFERAESIEEAYELVPDLSVDYGVMEKTDKAAVVLLRANWNDLGSFDAIYEVMEKDGNGNALRVDGRRGEYITVDSRGNLIMTERLTATVGVEDLIIIDTDDALLVARKGESQKVKEVYRKLVERGDERAIVHRTAYRPWGSYTVLEEGDRYKIKRLTVKPGKKLSLQMHYHRSEHWVVVRGTAEVINGDKRMLLRPGESTFIPAGTVHRLSNPGRVPLEVIETQIGEYLGEDDIVRFQDDFGRE, encoded by the coding sequence ATGAAGACGCTGATCCTCGCCGGGGGGAAAGGAACAAGGCTCTGGCCGCTCAGCAGAGAGCTCATGCCCAAGCAATTCATAAGAATATTCGACGACGAATCCCTCTTCCAGAAGACCGTGAAGCGCGCCCTCCTCTTCTCAAAGCCCGAAGAAGTGTTCATCGTCACCAACAGGGAGTACAAATTCCGCGTTAGCGATGACCTCGACGAGCTCGGGGTCAGCGTTCCGGAGGAGAACATCCTGCTCGAGCCCGTCGGAAAGAACACGCTCCCCGCCATCTACTGGGGCATAAAACGGGTCGAGGAGGAGTTCGGAAAATCCCGCGTTGCCGTCCTCCCCAGCGACCACCTCATCGAGGCCAATGAACACTACAGAGAAGCGTTTGAGAGGGCGGAGAAGCTCGCCGGAAAGCACCTCGTCACCTTCGGAATAATCCCCACGAGGCCGCACACGGGCTACGGTTACATAAAACCCGGGAAGAAGCTCGAGGGTGGCTTCACCGTCGAGGAGTTCAAGGAGAAGCCCGACCTCGAGACCGCGAAGCGTTACATCGAGGAGAACTACCTCTGGAACAGCGGAATGTTCATGTTCGACACGGAACTCTTCACCGAAGAAGTGAGGAGGCACGCCCCGGAGGTTTACGAGGCCTTCGAGAGGGCGGAGAGCATAGAGGAGGCCTATGAACTCGTGCCGGACCTCTCGGTGGACTACGGTGTAATGGAGAAGACGGACAAGGCCGCCGTCGTGCTCCTCAGGGCCAACTGGAACGACCTCGGGAGCTTCGATGCCATCTACGAGGTCATGGAGAAGGACGGGAACGGGAACGCCCTCAGGGTGGACGGAAGAAGGGGCGAGTACATAACGGTTGACTCGAGGGGCAACCTCATCATGACGGAACGGCTCACCGCGACCGTTGGGGTGGAGGACCTCATCATCATCGACACGGACGATGCGCTCCTCGTGGCGAGGAAGGGTGAGAGCCAGAAGGTCAAGGAGGTTTACAGGAAGCTCGTGGAGCGGGGGGATGAGCGTGCCATCGTGCACAGAACCGCTTACAGACCGTGGGGGAGTTATACCGTTCTTGAGGAGGGTGACAGGTACAAGATAAAGCGCCTCACGGTGAAGCCCGGAAAGAAGCTCTCGTTGCAGATGCACTATCACCGCTCCGAGCACTGGGTGGTTGTGAGGGGCACGGCGGAGGTTATCAACGGGGATAAGCGGATGCTCCTGCGCCCGGGGGAGAGTACTTTCATTCCTGCGGGGACGGTTCACCGTTTGAGCAATCCGGGGAGGGTCCCGCTTGAGGTCATTGAGACGCAGATTGGGGAGTATCTCGGTGAGGACGACATTGTCCGCTTCCAGGACGACTTCGGGAGGGAGTGA
- a CDS encoding KH domain-containing protein gives MKDRLERMLNVKILEIEELDDRIVVYVPEDQVRIAVGSGGAAVKAAELVIGKKIEVKGRS, from the coding sequence ATGAAGGACAGACTCGAGAGGATGCTCAACGTTAAGATACTCGAAATCGAGGAACTCGACGACAGGATCGTCGTCTACGTTCCGGAGGATCAGGTGCGTATAGCCGTCGGAAGCGGCGGTGCGGCGGTTAAGGCGGCGGAACTCGTGATCGGCAAGAAGATCGAAGTCAAGGGCCGGTCCTGA
- a CDS encoding glucose-6-phosphate isomerase, which translates to MEYKKPMGVDIDLETGVIPGAKKLVRRLSDLKGYFQDEEAYAELLKENPVVYEVYAVEQEAKDGDLNFATTVLHPGKVGKEFFFTKGHYHSKADRAEIYYGIKGRGGMLLQTPEGRAEWIEMRPGTVVYVPPYWAHRTVNTGDEPFVFLAVYPADAGHDYGSIAEKGFSKLVVEENGEVRVVDNPKWKE; encoded by the coding sequence ATGGAGTACAAGAAACCGATGGGTGTTGATATCGACCTCGAGACCGGCGTCATCCCCGGGGCCAAGAAGCTCGTCCGGAGGCTCAGTGACCTAAAGGGTTACTTCCAGGATGAGGAGGCTTACGCGGAACTCCTAAAGGAGAACCCCGTCGTTTACGAGGTCTACGCCGTTGAGCAGGAAGCCAAGGACGGCGACCTGAACTTCGCGACCACCGTCCTGCACCCCGGCAAGGTCGGAAAGGAGTTCTTCTTCACTAAGGGACACTACCACTCCAAAGCCGACAGGGCCGAGATATACTACGGCATCAAGGGGAGGGGTGGAATGCTCCTCCAGACGCCCGAGGGAAGGGCTGAGTGGATAGAGATGAGGCCCGGAACTGTCGTCTACGTCCCGCCCTACTGGGCCCACAGAACCGTCAACACTGGCGACGAGCCCTTCGTATTCCTCGCGGTCTATCCGGCGGACGCGGGCCACGACTACGGTAGCATAGCCGAGAAGGGCTTCTCGAAGCTCGTCGTGGAGGAGAACGGGGAAGTTAGGGTCGTTGACAACCCGAAGTGGAAGGAGTGA